Below is a window of Aerosakkonema funiforme FACHB-1375 DNA.
AGCAAGACCTCTTTGATAAACTTACTCAATCGCTTGATGGGCGAAAGTCTGCCATGCTTCCCCCACCAAGCATCAAAGCTACCGATTTGCTCTGTCAGATTAAAACTATCTACTAATGTATCGGTGATACTGCCAAAAAACTCGCTTCTGGTGATATCCGGACTGATAATCTCTGTCAAATCGATCGCAGCACAGGCAATTCCCCCATTTTTTAGCCTTCTCATTGTCTGCACGAGCAAACTAGACTTACCCATTTGTCGGGAATTTAGCACATAACAAAATGTGCCTTTTCTCAAATGGTCAAACAGCTCGTAATCTGCCTGTCGCCAAACGTATGTAGGCGCATCCGGGGGTAAACTTCCACCAACTTTGTATTCGTAATTCATAGGCTAATTTACTATAACGGCATTCCAGCTTAAATACCCATTCAACAATTCATATTACCGAATATTGATGAAGTCCAAGGATCTAATCAGTTCTTGTAGGCTGGGAACTCTGAGGTCATGATTTTCCCAAGTCAGAGCCATTTTTAGGAGCGAGTATTCCATTGCTAAGTACCAACAAAACGATCGCGAAAATATTGCCTTGTGTGTTAGTAGCCGATCGCAATTTTAATCCGACAGACCTGCTGACTGTAAAGCTTGTGCAAGTAGTTCCGTTAATTGTAGCGTCTCCGCCCATTGGTTGAGATAAACTTTGTCTAGCTGTTCGCCTTGCAACTTCATTACTCCCAAAATGTCGCGCCATTGCTTTTCCGATTTAAATCTCCCCATTCGATACCAGATGAGTTTCTGCAATATGATGTCTTCGGATGTCGGTAAAACTATTACTCGGTCAGGGTCTTGTCGGATAACTCTAGCTTGGCGACGCTGGAATTCTGCTTGATTAAATGGTTGATCTTTGAGAATAAAAATATCAATTTTTCCAAGAGATTCGTTGTCAATTAGGTTAAAGGACTCTTGCGAGCGAATCGCCTCTCGTACAGCAGTTTCTGATACAGAAAACCTCGGTTGCACCGCCTGGATTAGGCTTTCAACCTTTTCAGGACGCAAATCTGCTACCAAGTCAATATCTTGGGTGCTTCGCGGTTCGCCCAAAAGGGAACTAGCTACCGACCCACCTACAAGGTAGGGAATTTCTAGATTGTTTAAAATGTCAGCTACAACAAGCGCTAAAGAAATTGGGTCGGTTAGCATTAGTGGTTGCTCCCATAAAAATGGATAAACAGATAGAATACTCTCGATCGATTGAAAGTCCTCTCCCAGCGTTCGGATCGTAAATTCCCGTCGAATAAAAGCCGGGTCAGCATTTGGATAGCGATACCGAATCGCTAAAAGACACATTTCCCAACAACCCTTAGTCCAACCGCTAATTAGCTCAGCTTTTTTCCAAAACGGAAGCGTGCGCCACAGTCCAAACTGTACCTGTTCGGCTTCTATAGAAGTATCCAGCGATTGCGTGCGATAACCGGGCGCGGACGTGCGAATCAGTGTCATGGCGTCAGTTTCTCTGCTACTTTTGACTATCGAGAAAACGATCGCGAAAATATTGCCTGTACAAATCGTTGCGGATCGTCACCTGATTGCCTTGCAGATGCAGTAATCCGATACTATTTAATTTATATGCGATCGCCGACTTTATCTGTAGGGGTTTATTAGTAGCAACCACCTGTTTAAAACATTCTGCAAACTCTGGATTTCGTTCCAAGTGCCACAAGTGCGATCGCAAATGTTCCCCATAAATTCCCGTATCGGTGGGCGCTTCTTTCAGTATGCCATCCAAACTCATATTTTCCCGCGCCATCTTATATAAAGCCACTCGCACTAAATGAGGATGTCCGCCCACCATTGCCATCAGTTGCTTAACCTGAGTTTCTGTTAAATCCAACCCATGTCGTCGCGCCAAATCCTGTACCTGTGCAGAGTTAAACTCCGGTAACTCGATCGGTAGCCCTACATTAAACGGAGACAAATCTTTACTCAGGGGAATATAAACTTCTGTACCGTGGACAATTACCAGCCGAAAGTTTTTCCAAATATCGCTTTGCTTGGATTTTTCGTGCCAAGCCCGCAGCAAACCGAAAAAATCATCAGCCACTTTCTCTTGGGGAAAAATGCGATCGACTGCATCCAAGCCCAAAACTAAGGGAGTAGCAATTTCGGCTAATAGATATTTTTCAAAGTAATTAGTGCAATTTTTTTTACTGCCTAAAAACTCGCTCCAGCGGCTATCTAGCTGAATCGGTAGCTCTAAGTCATCCGTTACCGTAGCACAAAACCATTGCAAAAATTGATTTAAATCCCAGAAAACTTCCCGATCTGCCAACTCAAAATCTAAAGCTACCGAACGATAACCAAGTCTTTCTGCTTGTTGCAGCAACCTCGTCATCAGAGATGTTTTTCCCATTTGCTTGGGAGCTTTGATGCGAATTAAGCTTCCCGGTTTGGCAATTTCTTCATAAGCGCGTTCTTCGATCGGCGGGCGATCGATATAAAATTCCGAAGCCAGATCCAGCGAACCTCCCGGTAACTCAAGATGGGAATTGATGATTGGTAATTGGTAATTCTGCTCTGCCCCTCTGCCCTTCTGCCCCTCTGTCCCTCTGCCTCCTACCGCTCTGTTCCCCCTTAATTCCTCCAAAACTAACCGCACGGTTTTAATGCTGACTTTTTTCTCGGTAACATCTGATAGCAGCTTCCATAACTTGGGAGCTATTTCTCGCTGTATAGTGTTACTGCTATAACCAGCCACTTGGATATCCTTTAGTTTCTCACCTAGCAAAGCCTGCCGAAGTATATTTTTTTGCACATCACTTAAAGGTTCTCCTGTTTTTTGGGCGATCGAATTATCTGCAAGTTCTACAAGTTTTAATACCTCGACCCGATCCATTACGCACCCAAGTATAAGTATTTACTAACTAGAAAGTCGTCAAGCAATGGGAGAAACCGAGTTTCTTGGGCTGAGAGCAACAGAATCAAAAGGTTTGCCGATCGCAGAAACCCGGTTTCTTACCGTCTTTAACGAATTCTTGACCGATCTTCTAGGATAACATGAATTTTCTGAATTTTCTGAAAAAATCTAATTACTCACCAATTAGCTAATGAAAAAATCATTGAATTTTATGAGTTAAACTCCTGAGTATTTTTAACATAAAGATCCTGTTAATATAATATAGTTAATAAATGAAACCACAGACAAAACAATTTTTAGTAAATAATTACAACCGATATAGTTGAGATTTTAGCATTAAAATCAAATCTCAAATTGCCAATAAATTGCTAGTCTGCGGTCAAACAGATTCCCTGTCGGCTCTGAGTAAAAGGTATCATTCAAAAATGAGAAATTCAACAGCCACGGCATTAGCCACCAGAAAGTCAACATTTTATGAATTGATTGCCCCTCTCAACAAAGAAAACTTTAAGAAAGAGCTAAAGGAAGTAGAAAAACAGTTTAAAACCGTCCACAGAACGCTGTCAATGTTAAACTTTGACAGCCAGAACTTTAACGGTGTTTTAACTGAAATGGTAACGGCGATCGCCTTAAAAACAGGCGAACTTTTGCGTGCCGATCGCACCACCATCTATCTGTTGGATGAAGCGTCGAACGAACTGTGGTCTTTGATCGCCAAAGATGATGAAGGCAATGGTTCTCTAGAAATTCGCATACCAGTCGGACAAGGGATTGCCGGAGAAGCTGCCAAGTTGAAAAAAGCGATCAACATTCCCTTCGACTTTTATCAAGACCCACGGGCGACCGCAGCTAAAGAGTTAGACAAAAAACATCATTACCGCACCTACACCATGCTAACGCTGCCCCTCTTGAACGATGAGGGAGATTTGGTGGCAGTTGTCCAGCTAGTGAATAAATTAAAAAAGAATTACGCCTTCGGAGAATCCTTGCGGGAAAGAATCGATCGGCAAGGCTTTACCTGGGATGACGAAGTTTTGTTTGAGGAATTTTCCCCGTTAATTCGGCTAATTTTGGAAAGTTCCCGTTCTTTTTATGCGGCGACGCAGAGACAGCGTGCAGCCGAAGCACTTTTAGAAGCGACGCGATCGCTTGCTTCCAGTAGCTTGGATTTAGATTCAACCCTCAAGCGGGTGATGGACGCAGCGCAAAAACTGATGAATGCCGATCGCAGCACCCTCTGGCTATTAGATCCCGATCACAAAGATCTGTGGGCGAATATTCAACAGCCAGATGCTTCTTTTAGAGAACTGCGAGTCCCAATTGGCAAAGGGTATGTCGGTAAAGTTGCCAAATCCGGTAAACCTCTGAATATTCCTTTTGACTTATATAAAGACCCCGATTCCGAAGTTTCTCAACAAGTTGACCAGATCAACGGTTATCGCACTTGCAGCTTATTGTGTATGCCAATTTTTAACGCCGACGGCGAGTTAATTGGCGTCACTCAACTGGTCAACAAACGCAAACAAGGCGATTTTCCTCCCTACAACCCAGAGGATTGGCCCCATGCACCGGAGTTCTGGAAGGCGAGTTTTAATCGCAGCGACGAAGAATTTATGGAGGCGTTCAACATTCAAGCTGGTGTCGCCATCCAAAACGCTAAGTTGTTTGAAAAAGTCAAGCAACAGTACGAGACGATCCAGCAACAGTATGCCAAGATTCAGCAACAAGAACAGATGCAGCGAGATATTCTCCGCAGTCTGACAAATGGGGTAATCTCCACCAATGCAGCCGGGGAAATTATCGCCGCTAATCCCAGCGCCAAGAAATTGCTGGGTTTTAACAATGGAGAATCTTTAGAAGGGAAATCCATCTGCGAGGTAATTCGGATCAAAGAAGGTGACTTTAGCAGCTGGTTTGGGGCAGCTTTAAAGGGACGCGATCGCAAAGCGCGACACCAGTATTATCCAGATCGGACTTTGTTATCTACCGATCTGGAGTCCCGCAGCGTGCATTTATCGATTAATTCGATCGCCGATGCTAGCGATGCTTCCAATGTTTACGGCGCTTTAGTGGTGATGGATGATATCAGCGACGAGAAGCGACTCAAGAGTACGATGTACCGCTACATGACTCAAGAGTTAGCCGAACAATTGCTACAAAGTGGGGATGCTAAGTTGGGAGGCGATCGCAAAGAAGTATCCATCTTATTCTCCGATATTCGCGGCTACACCAACTTAGTGGAAAACATGGAAGCCGAAGAAGTCGTGAGTATGCTTAACGAGTATTTCTCGGCAATGGTGGAATCCATATTCAAGCATAAAGGCACCCTGGATAAGTACATCGGCGATGCGATTATGGGCGTGTTCGGTTCCCCAGTACCCCTACGGGATCATGCTTGGAGAGCAGTGCAAACAGCTTTGGAAATGCGATCGAATCTGGCAGAATTCAACGCTCGTCGTCAAGCTGCCAATCAGCAATCCATTCGCATTGGCGTTGGCATCCATTCTGGCGCTGCTATCAGCGGTAATATCGGTCACCAACGACGAATGGAGTTTACCGTTATTGGCGATGATGTTAATTTGGGTTCCCGTTTGGAAGGCACCTCAAAATTGTACGGCTGCGATCTTGTGATTAGCGGCAGTACCTATACTCCCTGTGCAAATCGCATTTGGGTGCGCGAACTCGATATCGTGCGGGTGAAGGGAAGAACTCAACCGGTATCGATATACGAGCT
It encodes the following:
- a CDS encoding AAA-like domain-containing protein; this encodes MDRVEVLKLVELADNSIAQKTGEPLSDVQKNILRQALLGEKLKDIQVAGYSSNTIQREIAPKLWKLLSDVTEKKVSIKTVRLVLEELRGNRAVGGRGTEGQKGRGAEQNYQLPIINSHLELPGGSLDLASEFYIDRPPIEERAYEEIAKPGSLIRIKAPKQMGKTSLMTRLLQQAERLGYRSVALDFELADREVFWDLNQFLQWFCATVTDDLELPIQLDSRWSEFLGSKKNCTNYFEKYLLAEIATPLVLGLDAVDRIFPQEKVADDFFGLLRAWHEKSKQSDIWKNFRLVIVHGTEVYIPLSKDLSPFNVGLPIELPEFNSAQVQDLARRHGLDLTETQVKQLMAMVGGHPHLVRVALYKMARENMSLDGILKEAPTDTGIYGEHLRSHLWHLERNPEFAECFKQVVATNKPLQIKSAIAYKLNSIGLLHLQGNQVTIRNDLYRQYFRDRFLDSQK
- a CDS encoding GAF domain-containing protein, producing the protein MRNSTATALATRKSTFYELIAPLNKENFKKELKEVEKQFKTVHRTLSMLNFDSQNFNGVLTEMVTAIALKTGELLRADRTTIYLLDEASNELWSLIAKDDEGNGSLEIRIPVGQGIAGEAAKLKKAINIPFDFYQDPRATAAKELDKKHHYRTYTMLTLPLLNDEGDLVAVVQLVNKLKKNYAFGESLRERIDRQGFTWDDEVLFEEFSPLIRLILESSRSFYAATQRQRAAEALLEATRSLASSSLDLDSTLKRVMDAAQKLMNADRSTLWLLDPDHKDLWANIQQPDASFRELRVPIGKGYVGKVAKSGKPLNIPFDLYKDPDSEVSQQVDQINGYRTCSLLCMPIFNADGELIGVTQLVNKRKQGDFPPYNPEDWPHAPEFWKASFNRSDEEFMEAFNIQAGVAIQNAKLFEKVKQQYETIQQQYAKIQQQEQMQRDILRSLTNGVISTNAAGEIIAANPSAKKLLGFNNGESLEGKSICEVIRIKEGDFSSWFGAALKGRDRKARHQYYPDRTLLSTDLESRSVHLSINSIADASDASNVYGALVVMDDISDEKRLKSTMYRYMTQELAEQLLQSGDAKLGGDRKEVSILFSDIRGYTNLVENMEAEEVVSMLNEYFSAMVESIFKHKGTLDKYIGDAIMGVFGSPVPLRDHAWRAVQTALEMRSNLAEFNARRQAANQQSIRIGVGIHSGAAISGNIGHQRRMEFTVIGDDVNLGSRLEGTSKLYGCDLVISGSTYTPCANRIWVRELDIVRVKGRTQPVSIYELVGLRSDPIPAKKQQTIELYEQGRELYLQRNFDLALQKFDAVLAIDSHDKAALLHQQRCRSWMNTTLPDDWDGIETLTEK